A section of the Dehalobacter sp. DCM genome encodes:
- a CDS encoding anthranilate synthase component I gives MNTTKQTYVVQNGLLIHSMTEEIEKTYRETIMEELNEVPGAYFCSSFEYPGRYTRWDIGFTNPPLEIRTFGRRIEITAFNDKGLILIAYINDILNQADYLESIVLSENKIIGKVAPSEEFFPEEQRSRQKSVFSMVRSLITAFYSDQERFLGLYGSFGYDLIFQFESIDQKRPRDDSQADMVLFIPDKIFVIDHQKDESFIIHFDFEYQNSSSFDHAGKNFSSASKITNEPKIIQTQEIPNYTEGHYAKKVNIAKEYFKRGDLFEVVPSHTFYRKTKKLPSDIFTRLRKLNPSPYGFFINLGSEYLIGASPEMFVRVEGRRVETCPISGTIKRGKNAIEDAERIRELLNSYKDESELTMCTDVDRNDKSRICVPGTVSVLGRRQIEMYSHLIHTVDHVEGILTDEYDALDAFMTHMWAVTVTGAPKKAAVQWIEDHEESNRLWYGGAVGILGFDGSMNTGLTLRTIRLKEGVAGVRVGATLLYDSIPEEEEKETFVKAAALLKVLEEEDNEMRKECISTSSISLPPSGQNISPTDVLLVDHEDSFVHTLASYFRKAGCKVVTMRHNLAREALKNDHFDLVVLSPGPGKPSDFRLSETIALCMAKNIPIFGVCLGLQGIVEYFDGTLGTLDYPMHGKQSTLKISQDSAIFKDLSNLKVGRYHSLFAEEVPSELEVTAWTEDGVVMAVESKDKSILAVQFHPESIMSMEEDKGFRMITNVLEKTGGVHCE, from the coding sequence ATGAACACGACAAAACAAACCTATGTTGTACAGAACGGATTATTGATTCATTCCATGACGGAAGAGATAGAAAAAACTTACCGCGAGACAATTATGGAAGAGCTGAATGAGGTGCCAGGAGCGTATTTTTGCAGCAGCTTTGAGTATCCGGGAAGATATACACGCTGGGATATCGGATTTACCAATCCTCCTCTGGAGATCCGGACCTTCGGTCGGAGAATCGAAATTACAGCTTTCAACGATAAAGGATTAATCCTGATTGCATATATTAATGACATTTTAAACCAGGCAGACTATTTGGAAAGCATTGTCCTTTCGGAAAATAAAATTATTGGCAAGGTTGCTCCGAGTGAGGAATTTTTCCCCGAAGAACAAAGGAGCAGGCAAAAATCTGTTTTTTCCATGGTACGCAGCCTGATAACGGCCTTCTATTCGGATCAGGAACGCTTTCTTGGCTTATATGGGAGTTTTGGCTATGATCTTATTTTTCAATTCGAAAGTATCGACCAAAAAAGACCCAGAGATGATTCCCAGGCAGACATGGTTTTGTTTATCCCCGATAAAATTTTTGTCATTGATCATCAGAAGGATGAATCATTTATTATCCATTTTGATTTTGAATACCAGAACAGCAGCAGTTTTGACCATGCCGGAAAAAACTTTTCCTCAGCCAGCAAAATAACCAACGAACCGAAGATTATTCAGACACAAGAAATACCAAACTATACCGAAGGACATTATGCCAAGAAAGTAAATATTGCCAAAGAATATTTTAAGCGGGGAGATCTTTTTGAAGTCGTGCCCTCCCATACCTTTTATAGAAAAACCAAGAAGCTTCCTTCAGATATTTTTACGCGTTTACGAAAACTTAATCCCAGTCCATACGGATTCTTCATCAACCTTGGGAGTGAATATTTAATCGGTGCTTCTCCGGAAATGTTTGTCAGAGTAGAGGGGCGAAGAGTGGAAACCTGCCCGATATCCGGGACGATTAAAAGAGGGAAAAATGCCATCGAAGATGCCGAAAGAATTCGTGAGCTACTAAATTCCTATAAAGACGAATCTGAACTTACCATGTGTACAGATGTAGATCGCAACGATAAATCCCGCATCTGCGTCCCGGGTACGGTAAGCGTCCTCGGACGGCGCCAGATTGAAATGTATTCGCATTTGATTCATACCGTCGATCATGTCGAAGGAATCCTGACGGATGAATATGACGCGCTTGATGCTTTTATGACCCACATGTGGGCGGTGACCGTCACCGGAGCTCCTAAAAAAGCTGCCGTACAGTGGATTGAAGATCATGAAGAATCCAATCGGTTATGGTATGGCGGAGCGGTAGGAATTCTTGGTTTTGACGGAAGTATGAATACAGGATTGACACTGAGGACGATCCGCTTAAAAGAGGGCGTTGCGGGGGTCAGGGTTGGGGCAACATTATTGTATGACTCTATTCCTGAAGAGGAAGAAAAGGAGACTTTTGTCAAAGCTGCGGCACTATTAAAGGTGCTGGAGGAAGAAGACAATGAAATGAGAAAAGAATGCATTTCGACCTCGTCAATATCTTTACCACCATCCGGGCAGAATATCTCTCCAACTGATGTGCTGCTGGTCGACCATGAAGACTCCTTCGTGCATACACTTGCCAGTTATTTCAGAAAAGCAGGCTGTAAAGTCGTTACGATGCGACACAATCTTGCCAGGGAAGCTCTAAAAAATGACCATTTTGACTTGGTTGTCCTCTCGCCCGGACCAGGCAAACCGTCAGATTTCAGACTCAGCGAAACGATTGCGCTGTGTATGGCCAAAAATATTCCTATTTTTGGTGTGTGCCTTGGTCTGCAAGGGATTGTAGAATATTTTGACGGGACACTTGGAACTTTGGATTATCCGATGCACGGCAAACAGTCAACGCTGAAAATATCTCAGGACTCAGCAATCTTTAAAGATCTTTCCAATCTGAAAGTCGGACGGTATCACTCACTTTTTGCGGAAGAAGTACCGTCTGAACTTGAGGTTACAGCATGGACAGAAGACGGAGTTGTCATGGCGGTTGAAAGTAAGGACAAATCCATCCTGGCTGTCCAATTTCACCCTGAGTCCATCATGTCGATGGAAGAGGATAAAGGATTCCGGATGATAACCAATGTACTGGAGAAAACAGGAGGTGTTCACTGTGAATAA
- a CDS encoding aldolase catalytic domain-containing protein → MNKVKVLDCTLRDGGLTNEFRFPERYIKDHIRMLSQAKVDYLELGYKADPQIYDKAAYGQLKFCDDDLIRELIKDITTLPKLAFMVDVGRFDPKRILDASESPFQMCRVACYLEELAQAIEDVRFFQAKGYEITLNIMAISKEQISDVVQGLRKIREEIPFVAVYVVDSFGALYPDEIKNLVALYKEGLYGMPVGIHVHNNMQLAFSNTITAIDSGAEFLDASVNGMGRGAGNCPLECLLPYVDKNKYDLKPILSLIKDHFTNDDERGWGYCPKQLLTGIFNQHPVKSIQGAGEDLIQIYDNFQSGVEA, encoded by the coding sequence GTGAATAAGGTAAAGGTTTTGGACTGTACGCTCAGAGACGGAGGGCTTACTAACGAGTTTCGTTTTCCGGAAAGATATATCAAAGACCATATCCGTATGTTGTCCCAGGCTAAGGTGGATTACCTGGAGCTGGGGTACAAAGCGGATCCGCAAATCTATGACAAAGCAGCTTACGGGCAATTGAAATTTTGCGATGACGATCTGATCCGGGAATTAATCAAAGACATCACAACCCTGCCAAAACTGGCCTTTATGGTGGACGTCGGAAGATTTGATCCAAAGCGGATTCTCGACGCGTCGGAGTCGCCGTTTCAAATGTGCCGTGTGGCCTGTTATTTGGAGGAATTGGCGCAGGCCATTGAAGATGTTCGTTTCTTTCAGGCCAAAGGGTATGAAATCACCCTCAATATCATGGCTATTTCCAAAGAACAGATTTCCGATGTAGTTCAAGGTTTACGGAAAATTCGGGAAGAGATCCCCTTTGTAGCTGTCTATGTCGTTGATAGTTTTGGCGCACTATATCCGGATGAAATCAAAAATCTGGTTGCACTGTATAAAGAAGGATTATACGGAATGCCTGTAGGGATTCATGTTCATAACAATATGCAGCTGGCCTTTTCCAATACGATTACGGCAATTGACAGTGGAGCAGAATTTCTTGATGCCAGTGTGAACGGTATGGGCAGAGGTGCCGGCAATTGTCCGCTTGAGTGCCTTCTGCCGTATGTCGATAAAAATAAATACGATTTAAAACCCATTCTCTCTCTCATCAAAGATCATTTTACCAATGATGATGAAAGGGGTTGGGGGTATTGTCCAAAACAGCTGTTAACCGGGATTTTTAATCAACATCCTGTTAAAAGCATCCAGGGGGCAGGAGAAGATCTGATCCAAATTTATGATAATTTTCAGAGCGGGGTGGAAGCATGA
- the trpB gene encoding tryptophan synthase subunit beta, translated as MKQQINYLGQNGYFGAYGGRFVPEILIPAVDELNQAFQEILQDGEFFKQYYDLLMDFSGRPTPLTYAAGLSEYFGKAKIFIKREDLNHSGAHKVNNVLGQGLLMKKLGKTRVIAETGAGQHGVATAIMAAKMGFKATIYMGAEDAERQYANVFWMKQLGAEVVPVTSGTATLKDAINEALRDWAGNFDNTHYALGTACGPRPFPEMVTYFQSVISKEMKKQLKELCGKYPDRIYSCLGGGSNAMGAFVEFLQEPEVELIAVEAGGKGEASGKHASRIAYDKAKAGVSQGYKTLFLQDEDGQMLDTWSISAGLDYVGVSPILAHLADTGRVRVEAATDAEVIDAFQLIISKEGLIPALESTHAFAGLFREIADTKPDDIVVVNMSGRGDKDIFNIGEALQDEGWKTFVKERGKRYAD; from the coding sequence ATGAAACAACAAATCAATTACCTCGGACAAAACGGTTATTTTGGTGCATACGGCGGGAGATTTGTCCCGGAAATCCTCATCCCGGCCGTAGACGAACTGAATCAGGCTTTTCAGGAAATTCTGCAGGACGGGGAGTTTTTTAAGCAGTACTACGATCTCTTGATGGATTTTTCCGGCAGACCAACACCGCTGACCTATGCAGCCGGTCTAAGTGAGTATTTTGGTAAGGCTAAGATTTTTATCAAGCGGGAGGATCTGAATCATTCCGGTGCGCACAAAGTGAATAATGTGCTGGGACAGGGCTTGTTGATGAAAAAACTTGGCAAGACCAGAGTGATCGCAGAGACGGGTGCGGGACAGCATGGGGTAGCTACGGCCATTATGGCAGCGAAAATGGGTTTTAAGGCCACGATTTATATGGGGGCGGAAGATGCCGAGCGTCAGTATGCCAATGTCTTTTGGATGAAACAGCTTGGGGCAGAAGTGGTACCGGTAACTTCAGGGACGGCAACACTCAAGGATGCCATCAACGAAGCCTTAAGAGATTGGGCAGGGAATTTTGACAATACGCACTATGCCTTGGGAACTGCCTGTGGACCCAGGCCTTTTCCCGAGATGGTCACTTATTTCCAATCTGTGATTAGTAAGGAAATGAAAAAACAGCTGAAAGAACTCTGCGGGAAATACCCGGACCGGATTTATTCCTGCCTGGGTGGTGGTTCCAACGCGATGGGCGCTTTCGTCGAATTTCTGCAGGAACCAGAAGTGGAACTCATCGCGGTGGAAGCGGGCGGAAAAGGAGAGGCTTCGGGGAAGCATGCGTCGAGAATTGCTTACGATAAAGCCAAAGCAGGCGTTTCTCAGGGATATAAAACGCTGTTTCTGCAGGATGAAGATGGGCAGATGCTGGACACGTGGAGCATATCTGCCGGACTTGACTATGTCGGCGTGTCGCCGATTCTGGCTCACCTCGCGGACACCGGCAGAGTGCGGGTGGAAGCAGCAACCGATGCAGAAGTCATTGATGCCTTTCAATTGATCATCAGCAAGGAAGGGCTGATCCCCGCCCTTGAATCAACCCATGCTTTCGCAGGTCTCTTCAGGGAAATCGCTGATACCAAACCGGACGATATTGTCGTGGTCAATATGTCCGGAAGGGGAGACAAAGATATCTTTAATATTGGCGAAGCTCTGCAGGACGAGGGCTGGAAGACATTTGTCAAGGAAAGGGGGAAGAGATATGCAGATTGA
- the trpA gene encoding tryptophan synthase subunit alpha, with protein MQIEKMLEDAKKTKKILLMTHQIIGYPDFETNEKAIECFCQNGVDLIELQIPFSDPIADGPVFTKSNQTVLEKGIKVNECLHFVEKMTRKYPIPFLIMTYYNIVYQYGVEKFIDRCKEIGVQGTIVPDAPLDEARSYYDYSREQGLAAVSIATPYSDEERLQVIAAVGSGFIYYVPRKGVTGSKTSFASEVLGGIRKAKEVTGKMIAVGFGIQGADDVANLVGAADIAIIGSKIQQVIEAEGLNGLDRFLLSIARVNGGSQ; from the coding sequence ATGCAGATTGAAAAAATGTTGGAGGATGCAAAAAAAACAAAGAAAATATTGCTGATGACCCATCAGATTATTGGTTATCCGGATTTTGAGACCAATGAGAAAGCCATTGAATGCTTTTGTCAAAATGGGGTCGATCTGATTGAACTGCAGATTCCATTTTCCGATCCGATTGCGGATGGACCGGTGTTTACCAAATCTAACCAGACAGTCCTGGAAAAAGGCATCAAGGTAAACGAATGTTTGCATTTTGTAGAAAAAATGACCCGGAAATATCCGATCCCTTTCTTGATTATGACCTACTATAACATTGTGTATCAATACGGCGTTGAGAAATTTATTGACCGTTGTAAAGAGATCGGGGTACAGGGAACGATTGTTCCGGATGCTCCTTTGGATGAGGCCAGATCCTACTACGATTATTCCCGGGAACAGGGCCTGGCTGCAGTGAGTATAGCGACGCCTTATTCGGATGAGGAGCGACTGCAGGTAATTGCTGCGGTGGGGAGCGGCTTTATCTATTACGTTCCAAGAAAAGGGGTTACCGGCAGCAAAACAAGTTTTGCTTCTGAAGTTCTGGGTGGGATCAGGAAGGCGAAAGAGGTCACTGGGAAAATGATTGCCGTCGGTTTCGGGATTCAGGGAGCGGATGATGTTGCCAATCTCGTTGGCGCTGCCGATATCGCCATTATCGGGAGTAAAATTCAGCAGGTAATTGAAGCTGAAGGGTTAAACGGATTAGACCGGTTTTTACTAAGTATTGCGCGTGTGAACGGGGGGAGTCAATAA
- the trpD gene encoding anthranilate phosphoribosyltransferase — protein sequence MGIEKALKILSEKGNLSDQLAYESMNEMMSGEASEVSMAAFLTALRIKGETIDEIYGTSKVMREKALKVQCVSDNLVDTCGTGGDGAHTFNISTTAMFVAACNGIKIAKHGNRSITSKSGAADVLEALGAEITSSPEEIRECIDQVGIGFMFAPHFHASMKYAMPVRKALGFKTIFNILGPLSNPAGAKRQLLGVYDRNLVRVVAEVLKKHEAVHALVVHGSDGLDEITLTGPTYAAELKDGMVTEYIIHPEDYGFALCTSQDLAGGTPQENAQITLYILSGVQSPKADTVILNAGAAIYIGGKANSLQQGIEMARMTLAEQSALPMLQKFIAKTRKNI from the coding sequence ATGGGTATTGAAAAAGCGTTAAAAATACTTTCTGAAAAGGGGAATTTAAGCGACCAACTGGCGTATGAATCGATGAATGAGATGATGAGTGGTGAGGCCAGTGAGGTCTCCATGGCAGCATTTTTAACAGCACTGCGTATAAAGGGTGAAACCATTGATGAGATTTATGGGACGAGTAAAGTCATGCGGGAGAAAGCACTCAAAGTTCAATGTGTCTCAGACAACCTAGTAGATACATGCGGAACGGGTGGTGATGGGGCCCACACCTTTAACATCTCGACGACTGCCATGTTTGTGGCAGCTTGTAACGGAATTAAAATTGCCAAGCACGGTAACAGGAGTATTACCAGCAAAAGCGGGGCTGCGGATGTGCTGGAGGCATTGGGCGCAGAGATCACGAGTTCCCCGGAGGAAATCCGAGAATGTATTGATCAGGTGGGGATCGGATTTATGTTTGCACCACATTTTCATGCTTCCATGAAATATGCGATGCCTGTAAGGAAAGCGCTCGGTTTTAAAACCATTTTTAATATCTTGGGGCCTTTATCGAACCCGGCAGGCGCAAAACGGCAGCTGCTCGGAGTTTATGACAGAAACCTGGTACGTGTTGTGGCCGAAGTGCTCAAAAAGCACGAGGCCGTGCATGCGCTTGTTGTTCATGGAAGTGACGGTTTGGACGAAATCACACTGACAGGGCCAACCTATGCGGCTGAACTGAAGGACGGAATGGTAACAGAATATATCATTCATCCGGAAGACTACGGTTTTGCACTTTGCACTTCTCAGGACCTCGCCGGGGGTACGCCTCAGGAGAATGCCCAAATTACACTGTATATTCTCTCCGGAGTACAGAGCCCAAAGGCAGATACCGTTATTCTCAATGCCGGAGCCGCAATCTATATCGGAGGCAAGGCCAACAGTCTGCAGCAGGGAATTGAAATGGCCCGCATGACGTTAGCAGAACAAAGCGCTTTACCAATGCTGCAGAAATTTATCGCCAAGACTAGGAAAAACATTTAA
- the trpC gene encoding indole-3-glycerol phosphate synthase TrpC, whose product MILDTIVEAKRKRLAEQKKNLSFAELKEKIINKNQDTANEVLKPDRTTGRFADSLVNHSGIKKISVIAEVKKASPSKGIISSKFDYLGIAANYEQLGASAISVLTEEDYFLGSPEYLREIRQEVKIPLLRKDFIIDPYQIYEAKLLGADAILLIVRLLEDLQLKEFLKIAEEIGLDSLVEVHDEAEAEQALKAGTKIIGVNNRDLQTFAVDLEHSRRIGAMIPASVIKVSESGIHSVEDIRMVHSWGFDAVLVGEALMKADNLTQKFAEFQQV is encoded by the coding sequence ATGATCCTGGATACGATCGTAGAGGCCAAACGCAAACGTCTCGCTGAACAAAAAAAGAATCTTTCCTTTGCGGAGCTTAAAGAAAAAATCATCAACAAAAACCAGGACACTGCCAATGAGGTCCTGAAACCAGATCGGACTACTGGGCGGTTTGCAGACTCGCTTGTAAACCATTCAGGGATCAAGAAGATTTCCGTCATCGCGGAGGTAAAGAAGGCTTCTCCTTCGAAAGGCATCATTTCGTCCAAATTTGATTATCTGGGAATCGCTGCGAACTACGAACAACTCGGAGCAAGCGCAATTTCTGTACTGACTGAGGAAGATTATTTCCTTGGTAGTCCCGAGTATCTCAGAGAAATCAGGCAAGAAGTCAAAATCCCACTCCTACGTAAAGATTTTATCATCGACCCCTACCAAATCTATGAAGCCAAGCTTTTGGGTGCAGATGCGATACTGTTGATCGTACGGCTTCTCGAAGACCTCCAGCTCAAGGAATTCCTCAAGATTGCTGAAGAGATTGGACTGGACTCACTCGTAGAGGTTCACGATGAAGCGGAAGCTGAGCAGGCACTGAAAGCAGGTACAAAGATCATCGGAGTGAACAACCGGGATCTGCAGACTTTTGCAGTTGATCTGGAGCATAGCCGCAGAATCGGTGCCATGATTCCAGCAAGCGTAATCAAGGTCTCAGAAAGCGGAATTCATTCGGTCGAAGATATCCGAATGGTCCACAGCTGGGGGTTTGATGCTGTTTTGGTCGGAGAGGCCTTGATGAAAGCAGACAATTTAACACAAAAATTTGCAGAGTTTCAGCAGGTTTGA
- a CDS encoding phosphoribosylanthranilate isomerase: MEKYNVEYTPKIKICGIRSLEDIAILNEFQPDFAGFVLAPSKRKVTINELKILIASLDKKILPVGVFVNQDPEYVVQAVEAGLQVLQIHGDETRAYMQKLRELMESKYSPRKIMIWKAIRVGSENAGPVTRNEFQDCVDGFIVDKYDPLTYGGTGETFDWNLVKSPEKDLCGNLLKRSFGEIPMILAGGLTENNVQLAMSTLHPYCLDVSSSVETEGRKDRDKIQRFIDCIRSYSPRNSPWH, from the coding sequence GTGGAAAAATATAACGTAGAATATACACCAAAAATTAAAATTTGCGGAATTCGTTCCCTGGAAGATATCGCGATCCTTAACGAATTTCAGCCAGATTTTGCTGGCTTTGTCCTGGCCCCAAGCAAAAGAAAAGTTACGATCAATGAACTGAAGATTCTGATCGCTTCCTTAGACAAAAAAATCCTCCCGGTGGGCGTTTTTGTGAACCAGGATCCTGAATATGTCGTGCAGGCTGTGGAAGCAGGCCTGCAAGTCCTGCAGATTCATGGGGATGAAACCCGGGCATATATGCAAAAACTGCGTGAACTTATGGAATCAAAGTACAGCCCTCGTAAGATCATGATCTGGAAAGCTATCCGGGTTGGTTCGGAAAATGCTGGTCCAGTAACCAGGAATGAATTCCAGGATTGTGTGGATGGCTTCATTGTTGATAAGTATGATCCTTTGACCTATGGGGGCACTGGAGAAACATTTGACTGGAATTTAGTAAAAAGTCCTGAAAAAGATTTATGTGGAAATTTATTGAAGCGCTCTTTTGGTGAAATCCCAATGATCCTGGCTGGAGGGTTAACGGAAAACAATGTTCAGCTGGCTATGTCAACCCTTCATCCTTACTGCCTGGACGTCAGCAGCAGCGTTGAGACTGAAGGCAGAAAAGACCGAGATAAAATACAAAGATTTATCGATTGTATCCGCTCATATTCCCCCCGAAATAGCCCATGGCATTAA
- a CDS encoding NADH-dependent [FeFe] hydrogenase, group A6: MSGKQHRHPDARMIEFKMNDLYLRVPEGITILEAAHKVGVRIPTLCHLDLHDIKMVNQTASCRVCMVELIDSHTNRNKLVPACVTPVSANMEVMTHTLNAITARRMAVELLLSNHPNECFTCPKNRECELQALAAELGIRHIRWEGERMNYPRDLSSDAIVKDANKCIFCRRCETMCNKVQTCGILSGIGRGFDVFVGPAFNIPMVESSCTYCGQCVQVCPTAALTEMYHTDKIWEALNDPDKHVIVQTAPAIRVALGELFDMEPGTIVTGQLVTALRRMGFNAVFDTNFGADLTIMEEATELIDRLQNNKTLPMLTSCCPAWVKYIEHQFPELLEVPSTCKSPHIMFGTIVKTYYAEKNSLDPDNIVVVSVMPCIAKKAEAKRPELTKDVHNNVDIVITTRELGRMIKEAGLDFANLPLTEYDKPLGETTGASVIFGTSGGVIEAALRTAYEWMTGMELQEVELLQLRGDTGLRKATVQIGDKNLRIGIASGLGNARTLLEEIRDGKDKYDAIEIMACPGGCVAGGGQPYHHGNFDIVRKRQEAIYQEDRNKKIRKSHENSEILKLYQEYLGEPFGNTAHRLLHTHFEERERI; the protein is encoded by the coding sequence ATGTCCGGAAAACAACATCGGCATCCCGATGCCCGCATGATTGAGTTTAAAATGAATGACCTATATTTACGCGTCCCCGAAGGCATCACCATCTTAGAAGCCGCCCATAAGGTAGGGGTACGGATACCGACATTATGTCATCTTGACTTGCATGATATCAAAATGGTGAATCAGACGGCATCCTGCCGCGTATGTATGGTGGAATTAATAGACTCTCATACCAACCGGAATAAGCTTGTCCCAGCATGTGTGACTCCCGTTTCCGCTAATATGGAAGTAATGACCCATACGCTTAACGCTATTACAGCCAGACGGATGGCTGTTGAACTCTTATTATCCAATCACCCCAACGAATGTTTTACCTGTCCTAAGAACCGCGAATGTGAACTTCAGGCTCTGGCTGCTGAATTGGGCATCCGTCATATCCGCTGGGAAGGCGAACGGATGAATTACCCCCGGGACTTATCCAGCGACGCTATTGTCAAAGATGCCAATAAGTGCATTTTCTGCCGCCGTTGTGAGACGATGTGTAATAAGGTTCAGACCTGCGGGATCCTATCCGGTATTGGCCGCGGGTTTGATGTCTTTGTCGGTCCGGCCTTTAATATTCCGATGGTTGAGTCATCTTGTACGTATTGCGGTCAGTGTGTGCAAGTCTGTCCAACGGCAGCACTTACGGAAATGTATCATACAGACAAGATATGGGAAGCCTTAAACGACCCGGATAAACATGTTATTGTTCAAACTGCCCCTGCAATCCGTGTCGCACTCGGCGAACTATTTGATATGGAGCCGGGTACCATTGTCACCGGTCAGTTGGTTACCGCGTTAAGGCGGATGGGTTTTAATGCAGTCTTTGATACCAATTTCGGTGCTGATCTCACGATCATGGAGGAAGCAACAGAGCTTATCGACAGACTGCAAAACAATAAAACACTGCCGATGCTGACCAGCTGCTGTCCTGCTTGGGTCAAATATATCGAGCATCAATTTCCCGAACTGCTGGAAGTGCCATCGACCTGTAAATCACCGCATATCATGTTTGGTACTATCGTTAAAACATATTACGCAGAGAAAAACAGTCTTGATCCGGATAATATCGTGGTTGTCTCTGTCATGCCCTGCATCGCCAAAAAAGCGGAAGCAAAGCGCCCTGAACTAACCAAAGATGTGCACAACAACGTGGACATCGTTATAACGACCAGGGAGCTTGGGCGTATGATCAAAGAGGCTGGACTGGACTTCGCAAACCTGCCATTAACTGAGTACGACAAACCATTAGGCGAAACGACCGGGGCTTCCGTCATATTTGGTACCAGCGGAGGCGTAATCGAAGCGGCGCTCCGCACAGCATACGAATGGATGACTGGCATGGAACTGCAGGAAGTTGAACTTCTTCAACTGCGGGGGGATACCGGTTTACGTAAAGCCACAGTTCAAATCGGCGATAAAAATCTGCGCATCGGTATTGCCAGCGGTTTGGGAAATGCGCGTACCTTACTGGAAGAAATCCGCGATGGCAAAGATAAATACGATGCCATTGAAATCATGGCTTGCCCGGGTGGGTGTGTCGCCGGTGGGGGGCAACCGTATCACCATGGTAACTTCGACATTGTCCGTAAACGACAGGAAGCGATCTATCAGGAAGACCGCAATAAGAAAATCCGAAAATCCCATGAGAATTCAGAAATTCTGAAACTATATCAGGAATACCTGGGTGAGCCTTTTGGTAATACGGCCCACAGACTCCTGCATACGCATTTTGAGGAAAGAGAAAGAATTTAA
- a CDS encoding complex I 51 kDa subunit family protein has translation MPESLSSPRQLRIALRHCGLIDPENIKDYIAVGGYQALGQVLSHMTQDKVIQEIKKSGLRGRGGGGFPTGLKWEITKKQENPQKYIICNADEGDPGAFMDRSILEGDPHTVLEAMAIGAYAIGASKGFIYIRAEYPLAIARLETAIKQARELGLLGTKLFGTAFSFDIQLKYGAGAFVCGEETALINSCEGKRGEPNYKPPYPAEEGYWGYPTCVNNVETFANIPVIITRGSDWFASIGTEKSKGTKVFALAGKVNNVGLAEVPMGTTLREIIFDIGGGIQGGRQFKAVQTGGPSGGVITEEHLDIPLDYDNLIAIGSMMGSGGMIVMDETDNMVNIAKFYLEFSMDESCGRCTPCRIGTKRLFEKLDLITRRKGTMADLDAVKQLAYMVKSSSLCGLGQTAPNPVISTMKYFWDEYLALIKDIDHPRGEGRYKAMNKPK, from the coding sequence ATGCCCGAATCACTGTCCAGTCCCCGTCAATTACGTATTGCCTTACGCCATTGCGGACTCATCGATCCTGAAAATATCAAAGATTATATTGCTGTCGGGGGCTATCAGGCTTTAGGGCAAGTTCTGTCACATATGACACAAGATAAGGTCATCCAAGAAATCAAGAAATCCGGCCTTCGCGGCCGCGGTGGCGGCGGTTTCCCTACCGGACTCAAGTGGGAGATAACTAAAAAGCAGGAAAATCCACAAAAATATATCATCTGTAATGCAGATGAAGGGGATCCAGGCGCCTTTATGGATCGCAGCATTTTAGAGGGAGATCCGCATACAGTCCTGGAAGCGATGGCTATCGGTGCTTATGCTATTGGAGCGTCAAAAGGGTTCATCTATATCCGTGCCGAATATCCGCTGGCTATCGCCAGACTGGAGACAGCGATTAAACAAGCCCGGGAATTAGGTTTACTGGGGACAAAACTATTTGGCACCGCTTTTTCTTTTGATATCCAGCTAAAATACGGCGCGGGGGCTTTTGTCTGCGGTGAAGAGACCGCCTTGATTAATTCCTGTGAAGGTAAACGCGGTGAGCCGAATTATAAACCGCCTTACCCCGCGGAAGAGGGATACTGGGGATACCCGACCTGTGTCAATAATGTTGAGACTTTCGCTAATATTCCGGTGATCATTACTCGCGGATCGGATTGGTTTGCATCAATCGGTACTGAAAAGAGCAAAGGAACAAAGGTTTTTGCCCTTGCCGGAAAAGTAAATAATGTCGGACTTGCAGAAGTCCCCATGGGAACAACATTAAGGGAAATTATTTTTGATATTGGCGGCGGCATTCAGGGCGGCCGTCAGTTTAAGGCAGTGCAAACAGGCGGTCCCTCCGGCGGTGTGATCACGGAAGAGCATCTGGATATCCCTTTGGATTACGATAACCTGATCGCTATCGGATCGATGATGGGGTCCGGGGGTATGATCGTTATGGATGAAACGGATAACATGGTGAATATCGCTAAATTTTACCTTGAATTTTCCATGGATGAGTCCTGTGGGCGCTGTACACCTTGTCGGATTGGCACCAAAAGGTTATTTGAAAAACTCGATTTAATTACGCGACGCAAAGGAACTATGGCCGATTTGGATGCCGTCAAACAGTTAGCCTATATGGTAAAGAGCAGTTCGCTCTGTGGTCTAGGACAGACTGCGCCCAACCCTGTGATTAGTACCATGAAATATTTTTGGGATGAATATCTGGCCTTGATTAAGGACATCGACCATCCTCGGGGAGAAGGCCGATATAAAGCGATGAATAAGCCAAAATAA